ttcttgtagctcttgttgaaggagcaaaccgtcgccagggaggtcagtagaatgacttccaaaggaagcttgaaggatttctaaagctaaggtcacctacctatgatggcactgaccctAACCCGCtcgtagccgatgactggctcaaggagatggaaaagaagcttgacctcaccactttcatcaatgatgagtgtgttggagctgccacacaccagctcataggtgcagcacgtgcctggtgggacagtttcagtgattcccatgaggaccctaccaacatctcgtgggacgAGTTCGCTGAAGCATACACTGAGTActacattcccaagggtatcatggaggccaaagccgaggagttccgcaacatcaagatggggaaGGACacggtgactgagtacactactcgtttcaccaaccttctatgctatgcaccttcctacgttgtgaactctgagaaggagaagctgtactattaccgcaaaggacttaacccgcacatcaagctgaagtttggcggtattgagagcaacacgcTGCATGCTCtcgtggatcgctgcatccagattgagaaggaccatgctgaagctggagaagagtacagggagaggaagcgtaagcctgaggagtctttcCGTGGATGTGaacgcaagaggttccacagagatgcaccatctagggaacgctctcgccactacagggatgacaaccctagatcgagtaagggtagtggaggctacaccaccaaatactcctgccctgctcaggatcgttacacctggGACCATTATGCtaaggaccgcaacactcaggaccgttccaACCATCACCGCTCAGCAAACGAACGCCCAGCACAAAACCACtttgcaccaagcactggaaactggaaggcacccgcgcaaacccctataggcggtgcgcctttcacctgcttcgcttgtggccatccaggtcacaaagccgctgagtgccctcagaactcagctgctcagaagtctcagttcaagggatctgttactcgtggatgtctcaaccatctggacgccgaggaagcacagactGCCCCTAAcatggtgtatggtatgtttttagttaatggtaatactgcatcagttctatttgactctagagcaacttattcatacatatcatccaagtttgcacgagaacatgacctgcctgtaaacCCACGTGGAaaacctatcatcaccagctcacccttaggagacctaaagtgcacccacatatgtaagggagtgagtcttaccattgagggtcttatctttgaagccgacctaaccctgttaccttccactaacctagatgtcatcttaggaaTGGATttgctaaccattcaccgaggtatcatatcatgttcacctagatatgtccaagtgacccacccatcaggccaagtcttTAGATGCGAACCCCAATCCGGAAAGtctacctctatcctatgtgcccttaaagcaaattcagaatcacaaaaagaggagaagatagttcatgatgtgcctgtgatcagagactatcctgatgtattccctgaagaattaccgggtatgccaccagaccatgatgtagagttcatcattgatcttttgccgagaacaggacccattgccaaacGACCTTATTGCATGTCAGTTGacgaactagccgagctcaagaaacaacttgatgagctcatctcgaagggatatatcagacccaatgcttcaccctggggatcccctgttctgtttgttaagaagaaagatggctcaatgagaatgtgcattgattaccggaacttgaacgcaattaccatcaagaacaagtacccccttccaaggattgatgatttgcttgatcagcttagaggtgccaagtatttttccaagattgatctcagatctggctatcatcagatgaagattcgagagggTGACATCTcgaagacagctttcgtgactaggtacgGGCAGtctgagttcactgtggtgtcctttggactcacgaatgctcccgcatacttcatgaacatgatgaataaggttttcatggatgaactggataggttcgtggtagtattcattgatgacattcttgtctACTCATCCACTGctaaagaacatgaacatcatctaagaactgtacttgagaaactagcccaacattagctctatgcaaagttcagcaaatgtgagttttggctacaggaagttgccttcctaggccatgtattgTTAGCTGAAGGTGTAGCtattgacccagccaagattgaagctgtaaaagaatgggatcaaccctgtaatgtgacagaaatcaggagtttcttgggattggctggatattatcgccgattcatcgagaacttttctaagatagcccatccaatgaccaaccttctgaagaagactaaggagtttgaatggacgcccaagtgcgagcaaagcttccaggaattgaaattgaagcttaccacaactcctgtgctagcattgcttgatatcagcaaagatttcgtggtctattgtgatgcatcccgtcaaggacttggctgtgtattgatgcaagatggaaaagtGATAgtttatgcttctcgacagttgaaagaacatgagaaccattaccctactcatgatcttgagttagcagcagctGTGTaggccttgaagatctagaggcactatttgataggcaacaagtgtgatatct
This sequence is a window from Miscanthus floridulus cultivar M001 chromosome 10, ASM1932011v1, whole genome shotgun sequence. Protein-coding genes within it:
- the LOC136489725 gene encoding uncharacterized protein; amino-acid sequence: MEAKAEEFRNIKMGKDTLKFGGIESNTLHALVDRCIQIEKDHAEAGEEYRERKRKPEESFRGCERKRFHRDAPSRERSRHYRDDNPRSSKGSGGYTTKYSCPAQDRYTWDHYAKDRNTQDRSNHHRSANERPAQNHFAPSTGNWKMKIREGDISKTAFVTRYGQSEFTVVSFGLTNAPAYFMNMMNKVFMDELDRFVVVFIDDILVYSSTAKEHEHHLRTVLEKLAQH